The following are from one region of the Anomaloglossus baeobatrachus isolate aAnoBae1 chromosome 1, aAnoBae1.hap1, whole genome shotgun sequence genome:
- the CD8B gene encoding T-cell surface glycoprotein CD8 beta chain, whose translation MKQLGRRGSCIAHCFFLIGFFVTGVNSLSALLSQSPSPMIQLVNQAVEISCTVKEESMENLGLYWLRKTERDEELEFIISSTSQLGKASYGHKISPDKFKMKRTQFQNYFTLSIANLDHTDSGVYYCMTATSIKQEYVFGNGTILSVVDFLPTTTIKPKTTKKKQQNVKKCKCKKISTTPVAGVSCSAVIWAPLSGLALMLMIGLYLLTSHTYRVYRRTYMYFRKYSPK comes from the exons ATGAAGCAGCTTGGACGGAGGGGATCCTGCATTGCACATTGCTTCTTTCTCATCGGTTTCTTTGTCACCG GAGTTAATTCATTGTCTGCATTGTTAAGCCAAAGTCCATCACCCATGATCCAATTAGTTAATCAAGCCGTAGAAATTTCTTGTACAGTCAAGGAAGAATCCATGGAAAATCTGGGACTTTACTGGTTACGAAAGACGGAGAGGGACGAAGAGTTGGAGTTCATCATTAGCTCAACAAGTCAATTGGGCAAAGCTTCCTACGGGCACAAAATATCACCAGATAAGTTCAAAATGAAAAGAACCCAATTTCAAAATTATTTCACCCTGAGTATAGCCAACCTGGATCATACCGACAGCGGGGTCTACTACTGCATGACCGCAACATCGATCAAACAGGAGTACGTGTTTGGAAATGGGACGATTCTAAGtgtcg TTGATTTTCTACCTACAACAACGATAAAGCCAAAGACAACTAAAAAGAagcaacaaaatgtaaaaaaatgtaaatgcAAGAAAATTTCTACGACACCTGTAGCAG GTGTGAGCTGCAGCGCTGTTATCTGGGCCCCTCTGTCAGGATTGGCCCTCATGCTCATGATAGGCCTATACCTGCTGACTTCTCATACCTACC